The Streptococcus marmotae genome contains the following window.
TCAACTGAGGACTCCTTATATCTTGAATGGCTACAGGCCATAGTATTGTATAAATTAAATGATGAGTTAGATCATGCAATTACAAAATTAGAAAACTTATTACCTAAAGTCCAATACTATTATTTTTATTATTTAGATTTCCTAAATTCTCTTTCGATTTGCTATGACGAGACGGATAGACAAGAAGATTACTTTAAGATTCATAGTTTAATGATGGAAGCGATAGACAATATTAATTTATCTGACAGCATACAATTTAAAAAAATGATTAAAATGAGATATAATTATGCACGATTTTTAATCAAGATGGCAAACATTAGAGAGGCAGTTAAGGAAATATTAGAGCTTATTGCTCTACTAAAGGAGAGCGATAGTAGTTATTTATTAGCTGATTTATATTGTTTGTTGGCAAGCAGTGGCGAGGTATTTTTAGCAAAGGATGAGGTATTAAATTATAATAAAAAGGCTGCAGTTCTTTACAATATTTATGGAAATGATTTGATGTATCATTCTTTAAAACAGTATTTGTCGCAGTTTAGTTTAGAGGATGAGATATAGTCCCTGATATAATTAATCTTTGGAGTTAGCTATATATGGTGTTAGCTCTTTTTATTTTCATTAAAAAAGAGAAGAAAAAATCTTTAAAAAGATTTTTTAAAACAAAAAAAAACAAAATAATATTTTTTTAAAAAAATATCCA
Protein-coding sequences here:
- a CDS encoding helix-turn-helix domain-containing protein, which encodes MNRILGVRLKNKRKELGLTQSELAAGICEQSQISRIEQTNFAPSSDILYMLSKKLGVTMEYFFDETIQENFSNLAHFKTLIDTAFTRRDYKTIGYLLQMEKGRDILLSTEDSLYLEWLQAIVLYKLNDELDHAITKLENLLPKVQYYYFYYLDFLNSLSICYDETDRQEDYFKIHSLMMEAIDNINLSDSIQFKKMIKMRYNYARFLIKMANIREAVKEILELIALLKESDSSYLLADLYCLLASSGEVFLAKDEVLNYNKKAAVLYNIYGNDLMYHSLKQYLSQFSLEDEI